The Octopus bimaculoides isolate UCB-OBI-ISO-001 chromosome 1, ASM119413v2, whole genome shotgun sequence genome contains the following window.
attaattccaACAGATTATTTTTAATGGCACCATAGAGGAACCAACTTCATATTACATGCAACATGCTATTCAAACTCATTTCACAAAATATCAACATTACATAGAAAATTTAGAGATTTCATGCACGTAACTTACTTCTCTTTCATACCAATTGGCTCCAGCAAAAACAGAACAGATTGAGTCAAGAGGGGTCAGTTCATCAGTGTATGTTTTTACACGGATCCGAGCATTGTAATTCAGGGAAAGAAGAATATACACAACCTGAAAATACAAAGCAGATAAAAAGTGTTTAAAGACATGTATAAATATCCACAAAGTACTGCATAAGGTACATAGTGAAAGGTTATCAATATGTAATAATTActaaggtggcaggctggcagaatcataagcatgccaggcaaaaatgcttagcagcatttcatctgtctttactgagttcaaattccaccaaggttgacattgcctctcatcctttcagagtcaataaaataaataccagtagagcattggggttgatgtaatcaacttactccctcccatcaaaattgctggccatgcaccaaaatttgaaaccaacctgTAACAATTCCAATTATATAAAAAGATGATCTTTAAAATCTTAACAGAAAGAGTGCTTTGTGGAGTCAGTTTTCTATGACTGTGGTGCTCATTTTTATTACTATAACACAAATTCCTTTGACAAAGTTTTCATAAAGATACACTTCCTGATACCAGCTTATTTATGGATTAAACATTGACAGTGAGACATGGTTATTTAATCAGGGGGATCAGCAGAAGATGCAGAAATGCAGTAAAATGGATGAGTAAAATTAAGCTGTTGACAAAAGACGTGGGTTAGTGTCCTGCTGGCAGTCTTCAACTTATACTATCTAACAGGGATTTTCAACTCAATAGTCACATGCGAgacatcatccatgcggacacatttctctcctatgacatcatgattctcttgcaacatgaaacacttcaagtctttggtcctcacaacgcagaacattggcaaatttgttCTTAACtgtttcccctctggctaagtaaacctgtctcctagcttcccatctggcaatctgatacaattccctgctaccaccatccTTCCATgcttgtttcttttccttaatggcccTTTCAACTaaattgttccaccaccacattacctttGTTCGAGagaggactttgcaccatccacagatctggtcagtagcctcaacaggttgtcccataggaacctccagttgtcttctacatcatgCGATGCTATATCCCTctctattttgtcaaaagcttcgagtaatatgtctctaaatctctgtccattcgcaggatcctTAAGGTTCCAGACCCTTCTTCTCCATGCTGACCatccacttagccctgatcctgaagttgctaactactaatctaagttgtggggtgcattcttcacctgggaagattttggcatttataagtagtcATCTTTCCCGTTTCCTGGCGGGGATATAATCAATTTTactagtgtgtccaccagatTGGTGGTGAACAGGtggctggcaggtttcctgaagtaagtattacaaaccataagatcatttgcattgcagaactccagcagcctggttccctcctcttgcgggaaccaaaaccatagcctccatatatgccatggaagccccctgcatgttgtccaacatgcccattgaggTCACCAgctacaaagagaaggtccctgtcattcgttgaCAAGGTAATCTGCAGGAGGGTATCATAAAATCGGTTTTCCTGTTCATCAGATAGTCtcggctgaggggcataggccgagataatggttgctaaaccATGTTccagcactaatctaatcttaagtattctatcacagattctgactacctcgattaccttcaacccatttctctgcaagaagtatatcCACGCTCATGACCCTGTCAgcgttccctgcccagaaaatcttatacctatgttctttgcctgtgaggaacccaGCAGAACTTCtgctccaccttacttcttggatgcagcacgaATCTACAcgtctctgttcaagcatctcaacaatctcaccagacctacatttcagagtgccaaccctgaggaTGTAGGATGAGAATATAGGAGGATGGGGAACAGCAGCATCATGTACATGAAAAGAAAGCTCACATTTGGCAGGAGTCATTAACATacaatagccttcaacctgcatacactacaccatcatttttCATGCACTACATATTCACTGCATTTCATAGGAGATAAAACCTAAGTAGGGATGGGGGGAACATTAAGCCTTTGGAGGTGTTCATGAGAGAGAGACGTCCGATAGAGGTCAGAGGATAGAGACTTCCAGTACAAGTGGTGGAAGTGGGAAGGGTGGACACACTGCGAAACAGCAAAAAATTCAGGCTGCTGGTGTGagagaataatgatgatattaatgagatAGAATTGGGTATTTGAATTCATAACTAGGGTTATGGTCAAGAGTTTTTGGTCAGCCAAACagtgacaaaattagataaatgaatgaataaatgacaataataataaggataataataataaatgagcgtGAAAGAGGGGGAGTTTGATTGAGACGAAACTGTGTTTACATAgataatgaaatagatagaataatgaaatgaaataagaaggTAATTATGATCTGCACTGAAATGAGAGATTTAGATGTGTGCTAGTTGAAAACAAAGTCTTTTATCTGAACATCTTCTGGTATTCTTGTCTGTTTGACGAAGTATTAAATATGAGATAGAGGAATCTGAATGAGCTACTTTATATAGGGCGGGGTGAGAGCAAAGGGAGTGTTGGAAGAAGCAAGTGGTTatcgaaatagagagagagagaaactagagTTAGGCTGGACGAAGACAGAGCACAAGGAGAAAGAATTTTTTGAGATTTAGGGTAACATAATTGAAAAGAATGGGTTGATGAGATACAATTGGGCACTGCAAAACAGCAAAAACCTATGATATACTTTAGTCACTATTTCAAAACTGAATATTTTTGTGACATTTCAAGAAATAGCTATGATTTATATACTGTTCTAATCAGTATCTTTTAAACATCTATATTTGCATAACAGCATAAATTAGATTGCTATGCAAATTAGATAATTGAATGTTGTTAAAGAAGCTAATGACAAGGTACTGATGCNNNNNNNNNNNNNNNNNNNNNNNNNNNNNNNNNNNNNNNNNNNNNNNNNNNNNNNNNNNNNNNNNNNNNNNNNNNNNNNNNNNTATATCTAAATGCTGTAGATTGTTGTACCAATCAGCTTTTAATGACTGGCTTTTCATACAAGCAAAGTAAGATCTGAACAAATCAAAATGATCAACTGAAACAATGAAACCAAGACAATAGAAACCATATAAAATCAAGACCATGATTACCTCAAAACGATAAGGTTTTGTAGGAACATCCACACCAGCAATATCAACAATATTCAAATATTGTGCATTGTGATGATCCTTGAGGAAAGTTATGACAGGTACAATGCCATCCGGGTGAATCAAAACTTCAAGCTCATTGGAATGAGTTAGCTGAACCTTTTGAACGTATTTTGGTAAGCAACTCCCAACATATTCACCAAAGTCAAATAGAGCCTTCTTCTCTAATGGTTTTTCAGGCCTAATTGTAGctataaaaaaaacccagaaaaaatagatgtaacatttaatttcattttacttttcttgcatttataataaatattttagaaataagaaTTTCCAAGGAAAGAAATCTTTACTTACGTCGGGTTTCTTGGACTGTACTTTTGCATCGGTACAGTTGAGTGGCACCTACATTTGTTCTAAAAGCTAATAattgaaatggaaaatataataataacattatataaacatgGAATTTTAATATCAATAGCAGTTCAAAACAAAAAGTTATCATCCTAATCTGATTCCATACCAGAAAATCAGTTTAGTATCTATTTATTATAGTATATGTTCTCAgagttggatgtccttccaacAAAAGGCACTGGCAACAAAAGGTAGGAACGAAAGTTTTGTCAATCAAAGAATGAGACAAAGTGTTGTATGTGCAGGCATATTCTAAAATACATGATGTATTATTCCAAACATGGaagtcattttacttgtaactacaccttttctgttttaaaacctaaacccatagaaaattatttttgagtagAACCCCTGtcggcactacttaaatacagagatcTCCTAAACATTATGTCACAGAATCCTTACACGATTATTTGAAAATATCACTGAACCTACACCTATATTTTCCGGACAATTCctgtcacaggatgtgtgacgaaagatttctagaTATAGGAcgtaaaataagaacaataatataaaattaacaatgataaaataaatctgaagtgaagaacgaatatagaGTGCGTGTGTcagtcccgaaatataacaaaatataatccTGGAATTTTTTCACGGTATCCTGTTTGAGAAACCCTAACTTGATCAACCGTGGGGATAATTGCTGCGAAAGCATAGTGGCCTAAATTAAGGATGAGACGGGAATAGTTTAGGCGACTGTTGTTTGCAACAGGTTtatgatttgactgctatttctagcagatagagcGACGACATACAGGGTCACTGTTATTGGTATGCCCTTTGCTGGTTCTTATTGTAACGTTCTTTTGGGGGTCCACCTGACAAATAAAGGAACTATACATACAATAGATTGTGTTACACGTTAATTATATACGAGACAGAGTTCATTATTCGTTTTCAGAGTTTTATTGACaggaatttatttatcaaaaatcaAACTTTagaatacttatatgcatgtattatgtaaatTAACATATACTCGATGCATTATATTTAACAGTAtaacgtacacatgtatgtataattttaggATTTGTCGTTATTTACCCTTGTTTTTGTTATGGTTATCCACCTACACCAAAATTGATTTAAATTACAGGAAAATGATCTTAATATGGATACAGAGAATCAATGAGACGAATAGATAGACATAAATGAAATTGCTAATTATTAATCATTACTTTATAagagaagtataagcaattttaTAAGTCTATATATTTGTTAGAATAGCGTGATACCTATATTTCCAACAGAAGAGGTACAGGTGTATTTGTGTTAGTAAatctacacataaatatattaagtacAAATAGATGGGtgaaatagaaataacagctaagacAAAGATCAGTAATTATTTAAACATAGCATCAAGATATAtagatttagaaaacaaaattcaataattcAATAACAAATAGAAAATGCCCTCTAACAAAGTTCAATGttaaacaaaactaaatgaagaaatattatttatggaACATACTAAAACGCCAATTAATTACTGCTTCCCTCATTCTTTCACTTATTCTATTCTCAAACCATAAATTTTAAATCTAAGCTAAAACAAGAGCAAATATTTTACCCGATCGCCGTAACGCGTTGGCAGAAGCCGAGACGAGTAACCTTCGTAGATGCGCAGCCATCGCTCTCCTGCCAAGGAGATTCAGATACACTAACAGTCACTACTAAGCGAGTTTTTCAGCGTTTAGTTGCGATCTCctgaaagatgttttttttttctttttttcgttctatgatatttatttatttatttatttccggGGAAAACGTATGAATGTCACATATTCTCATTTTTTATCTGTGctaatgaaagaattttttttgatata
Protein-coding sequences here:
- the LOC106875282 gene encoding NADH dehydrogenase [ubiquinone] iron-sulfur protein 3, mitochondrial; the encoded protein is MAAHLRRLLVSASANALRRSAFRTNVGATQLYRCKSTVQETRPTIRPEKPLEKKALFDFGEYVGSCLPKYVQKVQLTHSNELEVLIHPDGIVPVITFLKDHHNAQYLNIVDIAGVDVPTKPYRFEVVYILLSLNYNARIRVKTYTDELTPLDSICSVFAGANWYEREIWDMYGVFFANHPDLRRILTDYGFDGHPFRKDFPLSGFTEVRYDDELQRVVIEPLEMTQEFRKFEYSTPWETYRNYRETNEAQEIALKQVESGKVEEKK